The Syntrophomonadaceae bacterium genome contains the following window.
CGGGCGATACCGGTACAGCCGGCTCTAATCAGGCGCCCCCGCGGCACACAAGAGGATTCACTTACCGCTGCTTCCTTCCGGACCTGACGGGGTTCATGAGTTCCTGTTGCGCAGGACCCAACTTTCCTCGCTACTTATACCGGCCGGTCCCCACAAACCAAGCCCTGGGGTGGGAATTCAACCCCGCTACAGCGGTTTGCGGGTGCAGGGCACCGCTACCTCCCCATCTAGCACGGCCAAGATTTAATTCTGATTCATCTGTTACTAGCTAATAATTAAATGGCGGAGAGAGCGGGATTCGAACCCGCGAGACGCTTAATCACGTCTACTCGCTTTCCAGGCGAGCGCCTTCGACCAGCTCAGCCATCTCTCCGCAGCTGGAAGCATGGGGACGGTTCTCTTGCTTCCTTAAGTTAACACAATCCGGGTAAAAGCTAGCATCGGGCAAAGGTTTTGGAAGCAGAAGAACCGTCCCCATGCTTCTGGAAGCAGAAGAACCGTCCCCATGCTTCCACCACCCTTGCTCACCGTGGCTAGATTATTATACATTTATCTCTTTATTCACGCAAGCATTTCTAAGCCGCGCGCATTTAAAATTACTGGTTCATTTACCAGGGGAATCAGGTGAACCGTCCCTGTGCTTCACCCAGGTATCTTTTAAGGATACAATCCGGTTAAATATTCGGCTTTCTCCTGAAGCAGCATCCAGACAGAAATAACCCTGTCTAAGAAACTGGAATGTGTCCCCCGGCTTCGCACCTGCCAGGCCCGGTTCCACCAGGCAGCCGGCAAGTCTTTCTAATGAATTGGGATTAATATTGGCAGTAAAATCCTTGCCCTCTTCCACATCTTCGGGGTTATCTACCTGAAAAAGGTGGTCATACAGGTGGGCTTCTGCAGCAAGTGCGTGAGCCGCCGATACCCAGTGGGTAGTCACCTTGACCTTGCGGCCGCTTGTGTCTGATCCGCTTTTGGTCGCCGGATCGTAAACACAGCGCAATTCCAATATTTCGCCGGTGTTATCGTCTTTAATTACCCGCTCGCATTTAATGATATAGGCATGTTTCAACCTGATCTCCCCCCCAGGGGAGAGACGAAAATATTTCTTCGGGGGATCCTCCATAAAGTCATCCTGTTCAATATAAAGCACTTTGGAAAAAGGAATTTTTCGTGTTCCCATTTCCGGGTTCTCCGGATTGTTTTCAGCCTGCAGCCATTCCACCTGATCCGCGGGGTAATTTTCCAGCACAACCTTTAGGGGACGCAATACCGCCATCACGCGGAGAGCTTTTTTATTCAGGTCCTCTCGAATACAGTGCTCCAACAGGGCAATGTCTACAACACTGTCGGCCTTAGCCACCCCGATGCGGTCGCAAAAATCCCGGATAGCCTGAGGGGTATAGCCTCTCCTGCGCAATCCTGAAATAGTAGGCATCCGGGGGTCATCCCATCCGTTAACATGCCCCTGTTCAACCAAAAGCCTCAGTTTCCTTTTGCTCATCACGGTACGGGTAAGGTTAAGCCTGGCAAATTCGATCTGCTCGGGTCGCCCGTCTGCTTCCTTGGCATAATCCACGTTGTCCAATGCCCAGTCATAGAGGGGCCGATGGTCGGCAAACTCCAGGGTACAGATGGAATGGGTAATCCTTTCCAGCGCGTCCGAAAGAGGATGAGCGTAATCGTACATGGGATAAATACACCACTGGTCGCCGGTCCTGTGATGGTGGGCCCGCAATATCCGGTACAAGACCGGATCCCGCATATTTAAATTGGGTGAGGCCATATCAATTTTTGCCCGCAAGACCCTGGAGCCATCGGGAAATTCCCCGGCCCGCATCCTCTCGAACAGATCCAAATTTTCTGCGACCGAACGATCCCGAAAAGGGCTGTTTTTCCCCGGTTCGGTCAGCGAGCCCCGGTATTCCTTAATTTCCCGGGGACTCAAGTCGTCCACGTAAGCCTTGCCCGCTTTGATTAATTGCACCGCATATTGATACATCAGCTCAAAATAGTCCGAGGCATAAAACAAGCGATCCTCCCAGTCAAAACCCAGCCAGCGGACATCTTTAATGATGGATTCGACAAACTCAATTTCCTCTTTGCTTGGGTTTGTGTCATCAAACCGCAGGTTGCAAAGGCCCCCGTTCCTGGCTGCCAGACCGAAGTTAAGACAGATCGACTTGGCATGTCCAATGTGTAAATAGCCGTTGGGTTCAGGTGGAAACCGGGTATGTACTCTACCGTCATTTTTGTTTTGTTCCAGATCTTTCTTAATTATTTCCTGGATAAAGTTAGCCGGGACTTCCGCATTCGCCAAAGAGGCGGCGGCTCCCAGTTCCACGTTAAAAACATGTTCTGTGCCGTTTGCCATCAAGTTCACAACTCCTTCCCGCTTTTTATTGCAACTTACCCTCCGGCAGCGTACTAAAGAGCAGCTTGGCCACATTTTTTCAAAGGTTGGTTTACTTCCACATTCTACCCAAAAATCCTGCCAAAATGTCACTAATGCTGTTTTTTCAGGAAAAAAGCGGTTACCTGGCTTGATTTGCCAGGAAAATTTGCGAAATTTTAAATTGCGCTCCGTACTGTAATGAGTTATAACCTAACTTTTACACCAAGCCCACGGAAAAAAAGGCCGCGAACCCTTGGTATAAGGGCGATAGCGGCCTTAGTATTTTGTCATAAAGATGTAGAGTAACGCCTTATTTTTTGACTTGCCCCAAAATTTTTTTTATCTCCAAAAGACGGAGCCTTTTGTTAGTAAAATCAATACCCAGCGCTTCCCCGATAGCGTCAGAAATCTCACTTCTGTAATCAAACAAGAAGATATTCTCATGTTCATTAGAACAGGATATATTATTTAAACACTCAACAATCCTCTCAGCAGAGAATAGTTTGCCGGTTTTCTTTTGCATGATCCGCATTATAGTAAGAGCGATGAAACAAGTCAAAAAGTGAGCATTAATATGATCTATAAGAGACACATATACCGGACGTGTTTCTAATACCCCCTTAGCCACACGAAAAGTCTCCTCAATCTCCCATAGGCCCCGGTAAGTATCAATCACCTCCAGATCAGACATCTCCAATTCACTTGTGACAATCGCGTAGTACCCGTCATACCTTTCCTCCTCAGCGACTCTTGCCAAATCCAAGACCGGACGCTCCTTAACATCAAGGATTTCACCGGTATTTTCATCGAACTTAAGGTTTTTCACATACTTGGCCGCACCGTAAGAAGTAGCCTTCGAGTATTTTTGGGGATTAGCCGCCAGGTCATGAGCCTTTTTTAAAACCTCCTCCCGCTCCGCCTTAGCCTTTAAAGCATATTTTCTCCCCCAAAAAACCACCTGCTTTTCATACACCGTTTTTTTTACTTTCTTCCCACTTGAGAGCGTAACATTGATCTCCCGGGCAATTCTCCTGCTTTTAACCTTAAAGTCCGAATCTTCATCAGCTGGCTTGCCGTCTTTATCTACATAGCCTTCATCAGAGAGAACAAACTCCTTAAAAGCCTTAGTACCACCCCTGACCGAAAAACTGAACACATAACCATTAAAGTTTCTCCCTTTCTCCTTGCCTTGCAGATAAAAAATATTATCTCCCGTAATAATCCCCATATCAGCAACAACAATAATCCTGCCAGTATCATAATTTCGCCTTACCTCACCTATGACCGGCCTAAACGTCTCCTTATCCAGTGTATTACCCGGAAACAGCTCATAACAAAGGGGTATTCCATCAGCATCTATCGCAAGCCCCATCTGCACAATGGGATCGTGGCGCTTTTCCTTTGAAGGTCCAAGCTTACGAAATTCGTCCGCTTCATCAATCTCAAAATAGAAATTCGTGACATCGTAATAGATAGTTTTAGTATTACGCCCATATTTAAGAGTGATCTGAGAATTTAAATACCTTTGGAATTCCGTCGCAATCTTAGAAAAATGCGAAAGACAACGGTAAACATCCGCCAAAGAAAAACTAAAGCGTTCAAAATACCGATCCTTTTCCTCGAAAGCCTTCTTCTTGGAGCCAGGACTAAGCAGTCTCGATATTAAAAGCATAATCATAATAGAATTAGGATTGTACTCAAAGTTTTCATGCCTCGACTTATTCTTAAAAAAATCATCCAGACCAAGTTCGTGGTAAATCTTTAAGATTGCAGCATACCCGAAGTTTTTTCTGTTTTTGGTATTGGGAAAAAGCTTCTCTTCCATATTGATGGACAAGGTTACCTTTTTCTCTTTGTTTTCCTCTTCGGTCATCTTCCGGGCAACTTCTTTAAAATGGGCGATCGGATCTTTGTATTCTTTCTCCAAAACGTCTAAGTAGCCGAGGGACTTAATAGTGCGATCAGTAGA
Protein-coding sequences here:
- a CDS encoding IS1634 family transposase, whose amino-acid sequence is MYLKKTYRKQSGRTYLVIAQKYRNPKTNISTDRTIKSLGYLDVLEKEYKDPIAHFKEVARKMTEEENKEKKVTLSINMEEKLFPNTKNRKNFGYAAILKIYHELGLDDFFKNKSRHENFEYNPNSIMIMLLISRLLSPGSKKKAFEEKDRYFERFSFSLADVYRCLSHFSKIATEFQRYLNSQITLKYGRNTKTIYYDVTNFYFEIDEADEFRKLGPSKEKRHDPIVQMGLAIDADGIPLCYELFPGNTLDKETFRPVIGEVRRNYDTGRIIVVADMGIITGDNIFYLQGKEKGRNFNGYVFSFSVRGGTKAFKEFVLSDEGYVDKDGKPADEDSDFKVKSRRIAREINVTLSSGKKVKKTVYEKQVVFWGRKYALKAKAEREEVLKKAHDLAANPQKYSKATSYGAAKYVKNLKFDENTGEILDVKERPVLDLARVAEEERYDGYYAIVTSELEMSDLEVIDTYRGLWEIEETFRVAKGVLETRPVYVSLIDHINAHFLTCFIALTIMRIMQKKTGKLFSAERIVECLNNISCSNEHENIFLFDYRSEISDAIGEALGIDFTNKRLRLLEIKKILGQVKK
- a CDS encoding glutamine--tRNA ligase/YqeY domain fusion protein, producing the protein MANGTEHVFNVELGAAASLANAEVPANFIQEIIKKDLEQNKNDGRVHTRFPPEPNGYLHIGHAKSICLNFGLAARNGGLCNLRFDDTNPSKEEIEFVESIIKDVRWLGFDWEDRLFYASDYFELMYQYAVQLIKAGKAYVDDLSPREIKEYRGSLTEPGKNSPFRDRSVAENLDLFERMRAGEFPDGSRVLRAKIDMASPNLNMRDPVLYRILRAHHHRTGDQWCIYPMYDYAHPLSDALERITHSICTLEFADHRPLYDWALDNVDYAKEADGRPEQIEFARLNLTRTVMSKRKLRLLVEQGHVNGWDDPRMPTISGLRRRGYTPQAIRDFCDRIGVAKADSVVDIALLEHCIREDLNKKALRVMAVLRPLKVVLENYPADQVEWLQAENNPENPEMGTRKIPFSKVLYIEQDDFMEDPPKKYFRLSPGGEIRLKHAYIIKCERVIKDDNTGEILELRCVYDPATKSGSDTSGRKVKVTTHWVSAAHALAAEAHLYDHLFQVDNPEDVEEGKDFTANINPNSLERLAGCLVEPGLAGAKPGDTFQFLRQGYFCLDAASGESRIFNRIVSLKDTWVKHRDGSPDSPGK